In Cynocephalus volans isolate mCynVol1 chromosome 3, mCynVol1.pri, whole genome shotgun sequence, one DNA window encodes the following:
- the PLEKHO2 gene encoding pleckstrin homology domain-containing family O member 2 — translation MEDEGVKEGSEKPQGARTADKAGWIKKSSGGLLGFWKDRYLLLCQAQLLVYENEDEQKCVETVELGSYEKCQDLRALLKRKHRFILLRSPGNKVSDIKFQAPSGEEKESWIKALNEGINRGKNKAFDEVKVDKSCALEHVTRDRVRGGQRRRPPTRVHLKEVASAASDGLLRLDLDVPDSGPPVFAPSNDVSAAQPRETPRPPMPPAKPSPVPETTSLGDSMQRTPTPVSASPEAHPESQGDSETPAGEDSGSEQPPNSILPDRLKVSWENPSPEEPSAPERAEPSQVPHLETSEAVPREGGKPPTPPPKILSEKLKTCMSGMEASGPVQNPRAPETSAPGSAQVSVNGVDDSPEPAKLSQAAGIPGTPPKDVATSSAQPLWELPPQLHPRCSSLGDLFGEGPRHPRQPRERLYRAQLEVKVASEQTEKLLNKVLSSEPAPVSAKTLLSQAVEQLRQATQVLQEMRDLGELSQEAPGLREKRKELATLYRRSAP, via the exons ATGGAGGACGAG GGCGTGAAGGAGGGCAGTGAGAAGCCTCAGGGAGCACGGACAGCGGACAAGGCTGGCTGGATCAAGAAGAGCAGTGGGGGCCTCCTGGGTTTCTGGAAAGACCGCTATCTGCTCCTCTGCCAGGCCCAGCTGCTGGTCTACGAGAATGAG GACGAGCAGAAGTGTGTGGAGACAGTGGAGCTGGGCAGCTACGAGAAGTGCCAGGACCTTCGAGCGCTCCTCAAGCGGAAACACCGTTTTATCTTGCTTCGATCCCCAGGGAACAAG GTCAGTGACATCAAATTTCAGGCTCCCAGTGGGGAGGAGAAGGAATCCTGGATCAAAGCTCTCAATGAAGGGATCAACCGAGGCAAGAACAAGGCTTTTGATGAG GTAAAGGTAGACAAGAGCTGTGCCCTAGAGCATGTGACCCGGGACCGGGTGCGGGGGGGCCAACGGCGCCGGCCACCAACGAGAGTCCACCTGAAGGAG GTCGCAAGTGCGGCTTCTGACGGGCTTCTGCGCCTGGACCTCGATGTTCCGGATAGTGGGCCACCCGTGTTTGCCCCAAGCAATGATGTCAGTGCAGCCCAGCCCCGGGAGACACCCCGGCCCCCCATGCCTCCTGCCAAGCCTTCCCCTGTGCCCGAGACAACCAGCCTTGGTGACAGCATGCAGAGAACCCCAACCCCTGTCTCAGCAAGCCCTGAGGCCCACCCTGAGAGCCAAGGGGACTCAGAGACCCCAGCAGGGGAGGACAGTGGTTCTGAGCAGCCCCCCAACAGCATCCTGCCTGACAGACTGAAGGTGAGCTGGGAAAACCCCAGCCCCGAGGAGCCCTCTGCTCCAGAGAGAGCAGAACCGTCCCAGGTACCCCATTTGGAGACTTCTGAGGCTGTCCCCAGGGAGGGTGGGAAGCCCCCTACACCTCCGCCTAAGATCTTATCAGAGAAACTGAAAACCTGCATGAGTGGGATGGAGGCTTCTGGGCCAGTCCAGAATCCTCGGGCCCCTGAGACCTCTGCCCCAGGCTCAGCGCAGGTTTCAGTGAATGGCGTCGATGACAGTCCTGAGCCTGCCAAGCTATCCCAAGCTGCAGGCATCCCAGGAACTCCCCCAAAGGATGTGGCCACATCCTCAGCACAGCCCCTCTGGGAACTGCCACCTCAGCTCCATCCGCGCTGCTCTTCCCTTGGAGACCTGTTTGGGGAAGGCCCCCGGCATCCAAGGCAGCCCAGGGAACGGCTGTATCGGGCTCAGCTGGAGGTGAAGGTGGCCTCAGAACAGACAGAGAAACTGTTGAACAAGGTGCTGAGCAGTGAGCCGGCCCCTGTGAGTGCCAAGACTTTGCTCAGCCAGGCTGTGGAGCAGCTGAGGCAGGCCACCCAGGTCCTGCAGGAAATGCGAGATTTGGGAGAGCTGAGCCAGGAAGCACCTGGGCTGAGGGAGAAGCGGAAGGAGCTGGCAACCCTCTACAGGAGAAGTGCACCCTAG